In a genomic window of Borrelia maritima:
- the mreC gene encoding rod shape-determining protein MreC: MNFLVKFKNFIKVLLVLIVSFVFMIYDSSSIQRKRSDNFLFFTLNSYIQSRMHAVFSFISNVFKTVNEYKNYKDKIEFYKKRIQQLEIVTQNIQSLRQENVRLKEQLKFYSSSSRDFISAEIIYLNYSNISTLMAINKGFNDGIEKDMIAVAYQDGFSGLVGKVVKVYSNTAKILPLTNYENFVSARIQSSRFIGLIEGNGYGKKLEMNYVNRLAEKDLKIGDSIVTAGFSEYPVGIYIGKITNFHILDYNSLLKIEVEPAIVLDKLEYVFLIKNNKEIGE; the protein is encoded by the coding sequence ATGAACTTTCTTGTCAAATTCAAGAATTTTATCAAAGTGCTTTTAGTATTGATAGTTTCTTTTGTTTTTATGATTTATGATTCAAGTAGTATTCAAAGGAAAAGATCTGATAATTTTTTGTTTTTTACCCTCAATTCTTATATTCAAAGCAGAATGCACGCAGTATTTAGTTTTATTTCCAATGTTTTTAAAACTGTAAATGAATACAAGAATTATAAGGACAAGATAGAATTTTATAAAAAAAGGATACAGCAGCTTGAAATAGTAACTCAGAATATACAGTCACTAAGGCAAGAAAATGTTCGCCTTAAAGAGCAATTAAAATTTTATTCCTCAAGTTCTAGAGATTTTATTTCAGCAGAGATTATATATTTAAATTATTCAAATATATCGACCTTAATGGCTATTAATAAAGGGTTTAATGATGGAATAGAAAAGGATATGATAGCAGTTGCGTATCAAGATGGATTTAGCGGTCTTGTAGGTAAGGTTGTAAAGGTTTATTCTAATACTGCTAAAATTTTGCCCTTGACTAATTATGAAAATTTTGTGTCCGCAAGGATTCAAAGCAGTAGGTTTATAGGCCTTATAGAAGGCAATGGTTATGGTAAAAAACTTGAAATGAATTATGTTAATAGGCTTGCTGAAAAAGATTTAAAGATAGGCGATTCTATTGTTACTGCTGGGTTTAGTGAATATCCAGTTGGCATCTATATTGGAAAGATTACAAATTTTCATATTCTTGATTACAATTCTCTTTTAAAAATAGAAGTAGAGCCAGCAATAGTTTTAGATAAACTTGAGTATGTTTTTCTTATTAAAAACAACAAAGAGATTGGTGAATAA
- a CDS encoding rod shape-determining protein MreD, with amino-acid sequence MLAFFTYFISSAFLGKIFQHYFATYFYFSIDIFLIFLVFNSLNFIFNVGLLSSILYGLIMDYFTGLPLGFFVFGYTIIFYFNNKIKLLMPKNMLSMTIFFIISKVILWFLAIVFYDFVDLKSFNYSIFNLDLIVNIMFINFLYPIQNYFTRSFYSFKEDY; translated from the coding sequence ATGTTAGCATTTTTTACATATTTTATTTCCAGCGCATTTTTAGGTAAAATTTTTCAACATTATTTTGCAACTTATTTTTATTTTTCAATAGATATTTTTTTAATTTTTTTAGTTTTTAATTCTTTAAATTTTATTTTTAATGTGGGACTATTATCTAGTATTTTATATGGTCTTATTATGGATTATTTTACAGGATTGCCACTCGGATTTTTTGTTTTTGGGTATACGATAATATTTTATTTTAACAATAAAATAAAGTTATTAATGCCTAAAAATATGCTTAGCATGACAATATTTTTTATTATTTCAAAAGTTATATTATGGTTTTTGGCTATTGTATTTTATGATTTTGTAGATTTAAAATCTTTCAATTATTCAATCTTTAACCTTGATCTTATTGTAAATATAATGTTTATTAACTTTTTATATCCAATTCAAAATTATTTTACTAGAAGTTTTTATTCTTTTAAAGAGGATTATTAG
- the rodA gene encoding rod shape-determining protein RodA, translating to MVFRKNYDYLALISLFIVSFVGILLIYSSDYNISGSLTKSEYIKQTFWVVIGFFLIFIVGKYDLKFIYSMVYPLYFLLILALIFTAFFGMTVNGARSWIGIWKLGGQPSEFGKVIIILTLSKFYAEKKGYNEFFIFIAAFLLIFPSVILILLQPDFGTAIVYLTIFIFISFFAGIDLHYVLAFALIGFFSFVFAILPVWYEHKVNMGNVFYLIFSNPFYFKVVIGVLLLILLISVLGFFIARYGLGIKIIYFYVFFASSILLLSIVFSKVLSKLMKTYQIKRFLVFLDPAIDAKGAGWNLNQVKIAIGSGGLFGKGFLKGPYTHANYVPSQSTDFIFSILAEEFGFLGVSTILILFFFLFFKFLIIMNKSQDRYMALVISGILGLLFFHTSFNVGMSLGILPITGIPFPFLSYGGSSTITFFLAMSFYFNIESIVAMD from the coding sequence ATGGTTTTTAGGAAAAATTATGATTATTTAGCTTTGATAAGCTTATTTATAGTTTCTTTTGTTGGCATATTGTTGATTTATTCTAGTGATTATAATATTAGTGGATCTTTAACTAAGAGTGAATATATAAAGCAAACCTTTTGGGTGGTTATTGGATTTTTTCTAATTTTTATAGTGGGAAAATACGATTTAAAATTTATTTATAGCATGGTATATCCTTTATATTTTCTGTTAATATTGGCTTTAATTTTTACTGCATTTTTTGGAATGACCGTAAATGGAGCAAGGTCTTGGATTGGTATATGGAAGCTTGGAGGACAGCCTTCTGAATTTGGCAAAGTTATTATTATTTTAACCCTTTCAAAATTTTATGCTGAAAAAAAAGGTTATAATGAATTTTTTATCTTTATTGCTGCATTTTTATTAATTTTTCCATCAGTAATTCTCATATTATTGCAACCTGATTTTGGTACAGCAATAGTATATTTAACTATTTTTATATTTATTTCTTTTTTTGCAGGAATAGATTTGCATTATGTTTTGGCATTTGCACTGATAGGATTTTTTTCTTTTGTTTTTGCAATTTTACCGGTTTGGTACGAACATAAGGTAAATATGGGCAATGTATTTTATCTTATATTTTCAAATCCTTTTTATTTTAAAGTAGTAATAGGGGTGTTACTTTTAATACTTTTAATTTCTGTTTTAGGATTTTTTATTGCTAGATATGGTTTGGGCATTAAAATAATTTATTTTTATGTATTTTTTGCAAGTTCTATTTTATTGCTTTCAATAGTCTTTTCAAAAGTTCTTTCAAAGTTAATGAAGACTTATCAGATTAAACGGTTTTTGGTATTCTTAGATCCGGCTATTGACGCTAAGGGTGCTGGTTGGAATTTAAATCAGGTTAAGATAGCAATTGGTTCTGGTGGTCTTTTTGGTAAAGGATTTTTAAAAGGCCCCTATACACATGCTAATTATGTGCCTTCTCAAAGTACAGATTTTATTTTCTCTATTCTTGCCGAAGAGTTTGGATTTTTAGGTGTTAGTACGATTTTAATATTATTTTTTTTTCTTTTTTTTAAATTTTTGATAATAATGAATAAAAGTCAAGATAGATATATGGCTTTGGTAATATCTGGAATTTTAGGACTTTTATTTTTTCATACCTCTTTTAATGTTGGAATGTCTTTGGGGATTCTGCCTATTACTGGGATTCCTTTCCCTTTCCTCTCTTATGGGGGTTCTTCTACTATTACATTTTTTTTAGCAATGTCTTTTTATTTTAATATTGAATCAATAGTTGCTATGGATTGA
- the mrdA gene encoding penicillin-binding protein 2 translates to MGVITNFRYKFGILFLIIIMLLYLGILFQMQIGKHLFYDREANVFLSRLEKINASRGEILDSNSNILANNLTMFILKISLQQYYNMPVATRIEMLDFLSSTLNIDKSIILSKLQEPGGYLKDVEIVELTPKMLFKISEKKFYYPALLWTYSFKRNYLVDDSYSHSIGYVGQINQRELRTFYNVGGYDNTSTIGKLGVEQVYDNYIRGQEGLIKYKVDSKERRIDDGSIIRNMVPGNDVVLNINKDIQDLAKNALGKRYGAIIVLKPSTGAVLALHNYPYYSMRDVYNKYNKEDYSFLNKAIQAVYPPASIFKLVVAAAILEERVIDKDRKIYCPGYFKVGNRIFHCWKPGGHGYVNLEEAIAHSSNVYFYTLGLKYLGVDRIRKYAKEFGFGEKTGIDLPNEVSGLLPSPEWKEKTFNQPWVGGDTVNFSIGQGFLNATPMQIVNMVAMIANEGVVYKPRIVNKILKGGTNEVVLENKPEILRKTNLISKNTFKLLKKYMRSVVTYGTAKYAILTKAVKVGGKTGTGQTGIDGFENSSFIGLAPYNGLVDNQIIVFSLVEAKSNVDWWPAKSTDLIMQGIFANQSYEDILKSYRPWYIR, encoded by the coding sequence GTGGGTGTTATAACAAATTTTAGATATAAGTTTGGAATATTATTTTTAATAATAATTATGTTGCTTTATTTGGGGATTTTATTTCAAATGCAAATTGGCAAGCATTTATTTTACGATAGAGAAGCTAATGTTTTTTTATCAAGATTGGAAAAAATAAATGCCTCAAGGGGTGAGATCTTAGATTCTAATTCTAATATTTTGGCAAATAATTTAACTATGTTTATTTTAAAGATAAGTTTGCAGCAGTATTATAATATGCCTGTTGCTACTAGAATTGAGATGCTTGACTTTTTATCAAGCACTCTAAATATCGATAAATCAATTATTTTATCTAAGCTTCAAGAGCCCGGGGGATATCTAAAAGATGTTGAAATAGTTGAGCTTACTCCAAAAATGCTTTTTAAAATTTCTGAAAAAAAGTTTTATTACCCCGCTCTTTTATGGACCTATTCTTTTAAGCGTAATTATTTAGTTGACGATTCATATTCGCATTCAATTGGGTATGTTGGCCAAATAAATCAAAGAGAACTTAGAACGTTTTATAATGTTGGTGGTTACGATAATACTTCTACTATTGGAAAGTTAGGTGTTGAACAAGTTTATGATAATTACATTAGAGGGCAAGAAGGATTAATTAAATACAAAGTAGATTCTAAGGAGAGAAGAATAGATGATGGTTCTATTATAAGGAATATGGTGCCAGGCAATGATGTTGTGCTTAATATTAATAAAGATATCCAAGATCTTGCCAAGAATGCTTTAGGTAAAAGGTATGGTGCTATTATAGTGTTAAAACCATCAACAGGTGCTGTTCTTGCTCTTCACAATTATCCTTATTATTCTATGAGAGATGTTTACAATAAATATAATAAGGAAGATTACTCTTTTTTAAATAAAGCAATTCAAGCTGTTTATCCACCTGCCTCTATTTTTAAATTAGTTGTTGCTGCTGCCATTCTTGAGGAGAGAGTTATAGATAAAGATCGAAAAATTTATTGTCCTGGATATTTTAAAGTTGGGAATAGAATTTTTCATTGTTGGAAGCCTGGTGGTCATGGTTATGTGAATTTAGAAGAGGCAATTGCACATTCTTCTAATGTTTATTTTTATACACTTGGGCTTAAGTATCTTGGGGTAGATAGGATTAGAAAGTATGCAAAAGAATTTGGGTTTGGAGAAAAAACGGGAATTGATTTGCCAAATGAAGTATCTGGTCTTCTTCCTAGTCCTGAGTGGAAAGAAAAAACTTTTAATCAGCCTTGGGTTGGAGGAGATACTGTAAATTTTTCAATAGGTCAAGGATTTTTGAATGCAACTCCCATGCAGATTGTTAATATGGTTGCTATGATTGCAAATGAAGGTGTTGTATATAAGCCCAGAATTGTAAATAAAATTTTAAAGGGGGGTACAAATGAGGTCGTTCTTGAGAATAAGCCGGAAATACTAAGAAAGACAAATCTTATTAGCAAGAATACATTTAAGCTTTTAAAAAAATATATGAGAAGTGTTGTAACTTATGGTACAGCAAAATATGCAATTCTTACAAAAGCTGTTAAGGTTGGAGGCAAAACAGGTACTGGTCAAACTGGTATAGATGGTTTTGAAAATAGTTCTTTTATTGGGCTTGCTCCTTATAATGGCTTAGTTGATAATCAAATTATTGTTTTTAGCTTGGTTGAGGCAAAAAGTAATGTAGATTGGTGGCCTGCAAAATCTACAGATTTAATAATGCAAGGTATTTTTGCAAATCAAAGTTATGAAGATATTCTTAAAAGTTATAGGCCATGGTATATTAGGTAA
- the thrS gene encoding threonine--tRNA ligase, with translation MNKDLDKEDILYKKRHSIAHVMAEAVCDLFPNTKIAIGPPIKDGFYYDFEFKKPITEDSLSDIENRMREILKTGSSFKKEIISVEKAFEIFKDEPYKVDLIKNFDLQDEISIYKSHNFIDLCRGPHVENMKKIDPKAFKLISIAGAYWRGNEKNPMLTRIYGTLWNNEKELRSYLNLREEIKKRDHRKLGKELDLFSIHEEIGPGLVFFHPNGAKIRSLIEDFWREEHSKNGYDILFTPHVGKSWLWQTSGHLDFYKESMFEKIEMDKSNYYLKPMNCPFHIAIYNAGKHSYRDLPFRWAELGTVYRYEKIGALHGMMRARGFTQDDAHIICTHSQVFDEIKEVLRFAIYMWNKFGFNNLKAYLSTKPDKSVGNDANWEMSLKVLQETLNDFEVPYEIDKGGGAFYGPKIDLKIVDSLDREWQMSTIQFDFNLPERFNMTYTAENGKEKRPFMIHRALLGSIERFFGILVEHYGGAFPLWLSPVQAVIIPVNNIVEDYAINVLNKFKNEGIRIKLDNSSSRMNAKIREHQAKKIPYMFIIGEREATEERISIRTRTNEQINGIKLDEAIKFVLLKIRDKEI, from the coding sequence GTGAATAAAGATTTAGACAAAGAAGATATTCTTTATAAGAAAAGACATTCAATAGCTCATGTTATGGCAGAAGCTGTGTGTGATTTATTCCCAAATACCAAGATTGCAATAGGGCCTCCCATTAAAGATGGGTTTTACTATGACTTTGAATTTAAAAAGCCAATTACAGAAGATTCCCTTTCGGACATAGAAAATAGAATGAGAGAGATTTTAAAAACTGGAAGTTCTTTTAAAAAAGAGATAATAAGCGTAGAAAAGGCCTTTGAAATTTTTAAAGATGAACCTTATAAAGTTGATTTGATTAAAAATTTTGATTTACAAGATGAAATTTCTATTTACAAGAGTCATAATTTTATCGATCTTTGCAGGGGTCCTCATGTTGAGAACATGAAGAAAATTGATCCAAAGGCATTTAAGCTTATAAGCATTGCCGGAGCCTATTGGCGAGGTAATGAAAAAAATCCAATGCTTACTAGAATTTATGGAACTTTATGGAATAATGAAAAAGAGCTGAGATCTTATCTTAATTTGAGGGAGGAAATAAAAAAAAGAGATCATAGGAAGCTCGGAAAAGAGCTTGATTTATTTTCTATTCATGAAGAGATTGGTCCAGGACTTGTTTTTTTTCATCCCAACGGAGCCAAAATAAGATCTTTAATAGAAGACTTTTGGAGAGAAGAGCACTCTAAGAATGGATATGATATTCTTTTTACTCCTCATGTTGGTAAATCTTGGCTTTGGCAAACTTCTGGTCATTTAGACTTTTATAAGGAAAGCATGTTTGAAAAAATAGAAATGGATAAAAGCAATTATTATCTTAAACCTATGAATTGCCCTTTTCATATTGCAATTTACAATGCAGGTAAGCATTCTTATAGAGATTTGCCATTTAGATGGGCCGAGCTTGGAACTGTATATCGTTATGAAAAGATAGGTGCTTTGCACGGCATGATGAGAGCCAGAGGGTTTACTCAGGATGATGCTCACATTATATGCACCCATTCTCAAGTTTTTGATGAGATTAAAGAAGTTCTTAGGTTTGCTATTTATATGTGGAATAAATTTGGCTTTAACAACTTAAAGGCATATCTTTCTACAAAGCCTGACAAGTCTGTTGGGAATGATGCTAACTGGGAAATGTCTTTAAAGGTCCTTCAAGAGACTTTAAATGATTTTGAAGTTCCTTATGAAATTGATAAGGGGGGAGGTGCTTTTTATGGACCTAAGATTGATCTTAAGATAGTTGATTCGCTTGATAGAGAGTGGCAAATGAGTACAATTCAATTTGATTTTAATCTTCCTGAGAGATTTAATATGACTTATACTGCTGAGAATGGTAAAGAAAAAAGACCGTTTATGATTCATCGAGCTTTGCTGGGATCTATTGAAAGATTTTTTGGAATTCTTGTAGAACACTATGGCGGAGCGTTTCCTTTATGGTTGTCTCCTGTTCAAGCAGTAATTATTCCTGTTAATAATATTGTAGAAGATTACGCTATTAATGTTTTAAATAAATTTAAAAATGAGGGAATTAGAATAAAACTTGATAATAGTTCTTCAAGGATGAATGCTAAAATTAGAGAACATCAGGCTAAAAAAATACCTTATATGTTTATAATTGGCGAGAGAGAAGCAACAGAAGAGAGAATATCTATTAGAACAAGAACAAATGAGCAAATAAATGGAATTAAACTTGATGAAGCTATTAAATTTGTTTTATTAAAAATAAGAGATAAGGAGATTTGA
- the pgsA gene encoding CDP-diacylglycerol--glycerol-3-phosphate 3-phosphatidyltransferase encodes MKSLIKFITPNKITLARIVLSFIILILFFLENIFFPYLFFGIIWVLIIFNEFTDFIDGYIARKYGLVSNVGKVLDPYADVLQHLTYFVFFFYKGITPYYFFVIFIYREISIGFVRNLIIQFDIVQQANFLGKLKSLLYAVCTFASLLFYTLNQLNFTEPIQDFISYILNFKFKFLFIIQTTYACAAFFAILSFLDYVLVFFNIKKYENK; translated from the coding sequence TTGAAGAGCTTAATCAAGTTTATTACTCCTAATAAAATAACATTAGCAAGGATTGTACTTTCCTTTATCATATTAATTTTGTTTTTTTTGGAAAATATATTTTTTCCATATTTGTTTTTTGGAATTATTTGGGTTTTAATCATTTTTAATGAATTTACCGACTTTATTGATGGGTATATTGCAAGAAAATATGGTCTTGTTAGCAATGTGGGTAAGGTTTTAGATCCTTATGCGGATGTTTTACAGCATTTAACATATTTTGTTTTTTTCTTTTACAAAGGAATAACCCCGTATTATTTTTTTGTAATATTTATTTATCGTGAGATTTCTATTGGTTTTGTTAGAAATTTAATTATTCAGTTTGATATAGTTCAACAAGCAAATTTTTTGGGGAAATTAAAGTCACTTCTTTATGCTGTTTGTACCTTTGCAAGTCTTTTGTTTTATACTTTAAATCAACTCAACTTTACAGAACCAATTCAAGATTTTATTAGCTACATTTTAAATTTTAAATTTAAATTTTTATTTATTATTCAAACTACGTATGCTTGTGCTGCTTTTTTTGCAATTTTATCATTTTTGGATTATGTGTTAGTATTTTTTAATATAAAAAAATATGAAAATAAATAA